The Dethiosulfovibrio peptidovorans DSM 11002 nucleotide sequence TGAAAGAAAACCGTTTTTTCCACGGGAGGTGGTTTCATGGCCAGAACATGGGAACGTCCGTTTTCGGTGATCCTGGTCGCCTTTATCCTCTCTCTGACGTGCACCTCCTTCGTCCATGCGGCCCTTCCCAAAAACGGGAGGGTCGCCGTGGTCTTAAGGGGAAGTGGAGGACTGGGAAAGGCCGATCTTACCGCGGCTGGAGCGGCGGTGATAAGGGAGCTGGTCCGTCGAGGGTACCCTGTGGTGGACAAGGACCGTCTGGAGGCGCTGGAGCACAGCGAGGCGGCGAGGCTGGCCCTGGAGGGAGACGTGGAGGCCATCATGGCTCTGGCGAGAAAGTACGGGGTCAGCTATTACGTCAGAGGTACTGCCGAGGGACATAAGCCTGTGTTGAACGAGTTCGGCCTGTACACCGGCACGGTAACCATATCACTACAGGCCTATAGGGCCAGGGACGGCAAATATCTCTTCTCCGACAGCATAGTGGGAAAGGAGGTCGGCTATACCGCTCAGGAGGCGTCCTCCAAGGCGCTCATAGCGGCTTCCGGAAGGATGGCCGCCGCTCTCGGAGACGGAGAGCCTGTCACGGAGGTCAAGCCGGAGGTAAGGGGAAAACGTTTTTCCCTTTTCGTCTCGGGATTGGCAGGCCTGGTGGATGCCGAGTCGTTCAGACAGGATCTGGAAAAGATCCCCGGAGTGCTATCGGCCTCCCTGGGATCGGGGATCGGGACGGCGGCCTTCACGGTGGAGTACGCCGGAGACGTCGGATCTCTGGCGGACGGATTGGTATCGTCATTTCAAGGACTGGTGGTGGATTCCAAGACCCCCGGTTCCCTGAGGTTGCGTTTCGAGTGAGGAACAGGAGGGATTCCAATGAGCAGAATATCTGTCTTGGCTTTGGCCGTAGCGTCGTTTTTTTCCCTGGCAGTCTCGGCTTTCGGAGAGGTCCAGCTTTTCGTCACCAAGAACACCGTCAGGCTGTACGATCCTGGTCTGGAAGAGCACTCGGTGTTGAACGATTTTTCCGTGGCGGGCTGGAAGACCCACAACGATCTAGCGGTAGTCTGGAGCGATAGGGAGGTTCTGGCCTACGATATAAAGACCCATCAGTGGATACCGCTGGACGGTTTTTCCGCTACCTCCTCCCTCCTGACCGACGGTTTCGCGGTGGTCTGGCAATCAAGAGGCGTCGCGGTGTTCGACTCGTCCAAGCCAGGCTGGGTGGTCGGTCCGCCTACCCAGAACTCCATCAGGACCGCCCTTTTGTCGAGAAAGATGGCCTTGGCTATGACGAGCAATGAGTTCATGGTCTACGACTCGGTGCTGGGCAACTGGCAGACCGCCGCCATGGACAACGCCGAGGCCGTCTTCGACGGAACTCTCGGCGACAACCTGGCGGTATGCTGGGATTCGCAGGAGGTATGCGTCTACGACATGACCATGCACCGTTGGGATGTCCGACCGATTCAGGGAGTCCAGGTCGCTGTGGTCCTGGATAGGGAGGTTCGGGTCGTAACGGCCTATAAGATCCATACCTACGATGCCATGAAGCATCGTTGGTTCGAGAGGGACCGCTAGAGTATGAGGTTTTTCCTCCATATCGTCTCGGTAGCCGTTGCGGTTGGACTGTTGTTCGGAACGGCTGCCTTTTCCGCCCCTATGACAGTGGCGATAGGGGATTTCAACGCGAGGGGAGCCAGCTACTCCGTAGGTCAATCAGTGGTGGAGATGCTTTACTCCAGACTGGCCGGTAACAGGGCCTTTCGATTGGTTGAGAGGGGCCAGCTTGATCAGGTGGCCAGGCAGCAGAGAATAACCATGTCCGGAATGGTGAGCCAGGAGAGCGCGGTCGAGATCGGTCGAATCGTAGGGGCCAAGTACTACGTACAGGGGGCCGTGAGCCACTTTGGGGTGCTTACCATATTGACGGCCAGGCTGATGGACGTCGAGCGCCGAACGGTCGTGGCGGCCTATCAATCCATGACCGACGAGGGAGAAAAGGGCGTAAACCTGGCGGTTCGCACCCTCGCCGCCGACGTGTTGTCCTCCCTTACGGGACCGGCCCCTACCGGAAGCGCTATGGACGACTACAGGAGCTATCTGTACGAGGCGATGGCTTTCTACAACCAGGGGGATTACGGTCGATCCATAAGGTACTGGGACAAGATGGTGGAGATGAGTCCCAAGAATCCGACGCTGCGTTTTATAGTGGCGGCGATGTACTACAGCCGGGAGAGATTTAGAGACGCAGAACTGTCGGCTAAGGAGGCGGTGGTTTTCGATCCCGGTTTCGCCGAGGCCTGGTTGTTGGCGGGGAAGAGCCTCTTCATGAGGGGAAAAGACTACGAGGCCACCGATTATCTGGAGAAGGCGGTAGACCTCCGGCCGGAATTGGCCGAGCCCTATTTTCTCATAGGTCAGGCCTACAAGAACAGAGGCCGCTTGGAGGATGCCATGGAGTATTTTTCCCTCGCCATAAGCAAGGACCCGGGTTACCAGGGGGCCTACGTCGCCATGGGGCAGATGTTGCTCGAGGCGGCCCAGCTGGACCTGGCCCGCAAGGTCTTGGCCAGGGCGGTGGAGCTGGACGGTACCGATCCAGGAGCCCGTTTCCTACTGGGGACTGCCATGGCTCTTGACGGAGACGACGAGGGAGCCCGAGGCCAGTTGGAGACTCTGAGGGTTCTGGATCGGGGGTTGGCGGAAAAGTTGGAGGAACTTTTGAGATGAGTGGGTATGGAGAGGGGAGATCATTATGAAGAGGCTTTTTTCGGTAGTTTTGATCCTGTTATCGGTGCTGTTCGTTGCAGGTTGCGCCTTCGGCTGAAGCGGAGGAGGAGGCTCCTCCGGTGGAGGAGAGGGCGGGTCCTCCCGTTCGTCCGTTGCTACGAAGAAAGTCATGGCGGCTGCGGTGCAGTACCTCGAGGACGGCGACTGCGGCCGTTTCATGGCTGTCGCGAAGAGGGACCTTGACGGTATGGACGAGGCCGAGAAGGGAGGCGTGATGTACCTCATGTGCCGCTGTTACTTCAAGGACGGCGACTACGATAAGGGCAAGGCCCTCATAATGGACATACTGAAGACCCGTTACGATGCGGTGACCGATCTGTTAGGAGACAGGGAGAAGGTCCGTACCCTGGCCGCCGCCCTTTTCGCCGGAGAGGCCGGCAAGAGGGGAAAGGCCGAGGACGTTAAGGAGGTTCAGGCGGCCGTGGATAAAGATTCCACACTGGATCGTCTGTTGGTGAGGGATTCCGAGGGAACCCTGGTCAGCAGGACCAAGCTTTCCTACGTCCTGCGGTTTCACGAGGCCCAGGCCTACAAGAACAGCGACAGGGCCGAGCAGGCACTGTCCATACTCAAGGAACTTTCGTTCTCCTCCGGCAAGATCATGGTCGACGGGAAGATCGAGGGTCTCAGGGAGGCGGTGGACAGTATGACCGCCGAGATCACCGCCACCGCGATGGTCTGGTTTAAGAGGCTCTTCGTCTAGTGAGATGGAGAGCTACGGCGGCGGCCTTTATAGCGGCCGTCGCCATAACGTCTCCCGCTTTTGCCGAGTTCGCCATGGCGGTGGCGGATTTCGACACGAACGGGGTTCCTTTCCATCTCGGAGCCGCCGTCAGCGACATTGTGAGAAACGAGCTTTCCACCTTGCCGGAGATAACCATGGTGGTGGTGGATCGAAACCACATCGTCAAGGCAGCGGGGGAACAGAAGATAGGCATGTCCGGCCTGGTGGCCCCGGAAACGGCGGCGAAGGTAGGCAGGATCGTCGGTGCCAGGTACGTCCTTGTGGGGTCGGTCAACTCGCTCGGAGGGGAGATATCGCTGGATTCCAGACTGGTGGATGTCGAGTCCGGCGAGGTTATAGAGAGCTTTTCCGCCTCCTCCGACGCAGGTCAGGAAGGCCTGCCAGAGGCGGCTTCTTATCTGGCCGAGGATATAAAGATCGTCCTGACCGGCTCTTGACCGGTTAAGCCCTATTTTAGAGGGAGGTGGTTTTAATGAAAAGGTGCCTTTTGCCCTTTGTATTGTTCGCCCTGATTTTAGTGGTTGCCCCGGCCCTCGAGGCGGTGACAATAACCACGTCCGGCGGGGGCGGTGCCTCCGTCAGCCGTCCAGCCACTGGGGGTGGCGCCGCTCCCAAGGCGTCCGATAAGGGTACGAATGGTCCCGCTTTGCTGGACCTTCCGGCGGCGGAGAAGAACCGTCTGGCCGATGCAGCCGAGCTGGCAAGGCTAACCGGTCTTCAGGCCAAGGATGCCCTCAATCAGCTCGTCGATCTTGATGGACGGAACGTCTCGGGGGCGGAGATTCGAGCCAAACTCATCTATGCCCAGGAGTGCATGGAGTCCATGGAGAAGGCGGGCAAGAAGCTGGAGGATTCGGCTAAGCTCGTCATGATGACCTGGGAGGGCCGCTTCGGGCCGGAGGATCGTTTGGCCGCCATGGAGGAGTTTCTGGGAGCGATGCCCGCTCTGGCATGGCAGGGAGTTTCGCCTCAGGGAATGGTGAACCAGGAGTTGGGAAAAATAGGCAGAGGAATGGAGCAGGCCTTCAGCGACGCTATGAGTAAGCTCCAGGCTGGAGGTCGGGCCATAAGCAACTTCGCCTCTAAGGTGGGAGGGGCTATCAAGAGCGGCGTCGGCAAGGTCACCGGAGCCGTCGGCTACGCCCATCACCAGATAGGCAAAGTGGTGGGGCAGAAGAACTGGGCTACTATAATGGCCGGAACTAAGTTCACCGCTACGATCGTAGGAGTAGGGGTAGGTCTAGTTGTGGCCGCTCCAGCGACAACCGCCGGAGCTCTCGGTGCTGTAGCGATCTACACGGTAGGCAACGTAGGAGCGGCGGTCTCCTTCGCCAACGATATGGCGACGATAAAAGGCGGCTCCGGAGCGTCGGGACTCGACCAGGGACTGACCAGGATAAACCAGGGGACCGCCGTCATAGGCATAGTCACCTCCGGGAGCGGTCCCGAGGTCGTGGTGAACGTCATAGGCGTTACAGGCAACGAGATTATAGGGACAACCGACATAGGCCATATGACCCCGGAGGAACTCGCCGGTTATCTGGATGAAGACGAGAGAAAGGATTTTCTAGAACAGCTAGGCGCCAAGCCGACCTATCACGAGCCCACCGATACAGGAGGGGGCGGAGGTGAAGGTGAAGGCGGAGGTAGCGGTGGAGGTGGTGGAGATTGCGGTCGCCACTGACCTTTATAAAGCGGGAGGGGTCAATATCCTTCCGCTTATCCTTTGACTAGACGGATATCCATGTTTTTTTACGTGGGTATCTCTCCTTGCGGATATTCGGGTATTCAGGTATTCTTTTTCCGAAATAGTGGGAGGAGATCCGATGAACGGTATCTTTCAGGTTTCGGAGGCGATCTCCCTGGCCCTTCACGGTATGGGTATCCTCGCTCTGGCGGGAAAGCGTATGAGGATAAGGGAGATGGCCAAGGCGGTCGAGGCGTCCGAAGCCCATATGGCGAAGGTCTTTCAGAGGCTGGTAAGGGCTGGTTTGGTCGGGTCTGTCCGCGGTCCCGCCGGAGGGTTCGAGTTATTGAAAAAGCCTTCGGAGATATCGCTATACGTCGTCTATCGTGCCATAGAGGGGGATCTAAGGCCTAAAAGTTGTGTCCTGGGGCTCAGCAGATGTCCCTTCAGGGAATGTATGTTCGGGGACTTCCCCAACAGGGTCTACGAGGAGTTCACCGATCACCTGAAATCCAGGAGCCTGGGGGAGCTGGTTGGATTTGAAGACGAAACGTCCGGGAGGGGTTGGATAGATGGAAGCCAAGGTAATGCGCAGGATAATAACCATAGACAAGGATAAGTGCGACGGCTGCGGGCTTTGCGCCGAGGCCTGCCATGAGGGAGCCATAAGGATGATCGACGGCAAGGCCGAACTGGTCAGCGAGAGCTACTGCGACGGCCTTGGAGACTGCATAGGCGAGTGCCCCAGAGGGGCGATAACCTTCGAGGAGCGAGAGGCCTCTCCCTACGACGAGGAGGCAGTCGAGAGGAATGTGGCCTCGACCTGTTCCTCCGGATGCCCGGGGACGATGGCTCGATCCATGGGGGGAGATGCCGCCGATATAAAAGAGCACCCTCTCGGAAACTCGGAGGGAGCGGTAAGGAGGGAATCGGCCCTACGAAACTGGCCGGTGCAGCTCAAGTTGGTACCGGAGAACGCGCCCTACCTGTCTGGTTCCCATCTGGTGATAGCCGCCGATTGTAGCGCTCTGGCCCATCCTGACTTTCACCGTTCCTTTCTGGGGGACGGGAAGGTATGCCTCATGGGCTGTCCCAAGCTGGATGACGCCGGGGCGTACAGGGACAAGCTCGCCAGGATCATGGCGGCCCATAGTCCCAAGGCCGTGACGGTTATCCATATGGAGG carries:
- a CDS encoding tetratricopeptide repeat protein; this encodes MRFFLHIVSVAVAVGLLFGTAAFSAPMTVAIGDFNARGASYSVGQSVVEMLYSRLAGNRAFRLVERGQLDQVARQQRITMSGMVSQESAVEIGRIVGAKYYVQGAVSHFGVLTILTARLMDVERRTVVAAYQSMTDEGEKGVNLAVRTLAADVLSSLTGPAPTGSAMDDYRSYLYEAMAFYNQGDYGRSIRYWDKMVEMSPKNPTLRFIVAAMYYSRERFRDAELSAKEAVVFDPGFAEAWLLAGKSLFMRGKDYEATDYLEKAVDLRPELAEPYFLIGQAYKNRGRLEDAMEYFSLAISKDPGYQGAYVAMGQMLLEAAQLDLARKVLARAVELDGTDPGARFLLGTAMALDGDDEGARGQLETLRVLDRGLAEKLEELLR
- a CDS encoding CsgG/HfaB family protein, yielding MRWRATAAAFIAAVAITSPAFAEFAMAVADFDTNGVPFHLGAAVSDIVRNELSTLPEITMVVVDRNHIVKAAGEQKIGMSGLVAPETAAKVGRIVGARYVLVGSVNSLGGEISLDSRLVDVESGEVIESFSASSDAGQEGLPEAASYLAEDIKIVLTGS
- a CDS encoding RrF2 family transcriptional regulator, whose protein sequence is MNGIFQVSEAISLALHGMGILALAGKRMRIREMAKAVEASEAHMAKVFQRLVRAGLVGSVRGPAGGFELLKKPSEISLYVVYRAIEGDLRPKSCVLGLSRCPFRECMFGDFPNRVYEEFTDHLKSRSLGELVGFEDETSGRGWIDGSQGNAQDNNHRQG
- a CDS encoding 4Fe-4S binding protein: MEAKVMRRIITIDKDKCDGCGLCAEACHEGAIRMIDGKAELVSESYCDGLGDCIGECPRGAITFEEREASPYDEEAVERNVASTCSSGCPGTMARSMGGDAADIKEHPLGNSEGAVRRESALRNWPVQLKLVPENAPYLSGSHLVIAADCSALAHPDFHRSFLGDGKVCLMGCPKLDDAGAYRDKLARIMAAHSPKAVTVIHMEVPCCGGMVRLVESAIEEAKADLDYTRIKIAIEGGELERESTRYRFSR